Proteins from a genomic interval of Amycolatopsis sp. cg13:
- a CDS encoding amidohydrolase, whose amino-acid sequence MRLDALFHNGRFATLDGDRPQATALGVIGGRIAGFDDEVRGLSADVVVDLGGAPVVPGLNDAHHHLSMRGKRIRELDVSAEAAPTLDALYRAVEERAASLPADAWVTGAGYDQNKIGAHPTAEALHRAAGGRPVWLTHTSRHMAVASTEAFALAGYPGRLGVPDVPGGTVVRDEDGRATGLLQERATVLVDRLLRPEATEEVIANISAGAYAALADGLTSVTEPGIGTVDGIGHGRADLDSFQRTRERGQLGVRMTVMPYITALRDCGPFEPGGEWFGLDLGVRTGVGDDRLRIGPVKILSDGSLIGRSAAMCCEYEDTPGNQGLMLFEPDELRRYILEAHRCHWQIATHAIGDAALGAVLDAYEEAQQKYPRKDVRHRIEHCAVADDAAVARIAQLGVIPVPQGRFLSEIGDGLLAALGPERSRLAYRMRSFLDAGVVLPGSTDAPVVAASPLLSIHDMVNRRTASGQPIAPEEAVTPLEALRAYTVGSAYAVHEEAVKGTLSRAKLADFTVLSDDLLTVAPERIGEISVGATVVGGEVAYNAGAAK is encoded by the coding sequence GTGCGTCTCGATGCTTTGTTCCACAATGGACGCTTCGCCACGCTGGACGGAGACCGTCCGCAAGCGACCGCGCTGGGTGTGATCGGCGGCCGGATCGCCGGATTCGACGACGAGGTCCGCGGCCTCTCCGCGGACGTGGTGGTCGATCTCGGCGGCGCACCGGTCGTGCCTGGCCTCAACGACGCGCACCACCACTTGAGCATGCGCGGCAAGCGAATCCGCGAATTGGACGTCTCCGCTGAGGCCGCCCCGACGCTCGACGCGCTCTACCGAGCCGTCGAAGAGCGGGCCGCGAGCCTGCCCGCCGACGCCTGGGTCACCGGCGCTGGCTACGACCAGAACAAGATCGGCGCGCACCCCACCGCCGAAGCCCTGCACCGCGCGGCCGGAGGACGCCCGGTCTGGCTCACGCACACGTCGCGGCACATGGCCGTGGCGAGCACCGAAGCCTTTGCCCTGGCCGGATACCCGGGCCGCCTGGGTGTTCCAGACGTTCCCGGCGGCACGGTGGTGCGCGACGAAGACGGCCGGGCCACCGGATTGCTTCAGGAACGCGCGACCGTCCTCGTCGACCGCCTGCTGCGTCCCGAAGCGACTGAAGAGGTCATCGCCAACATCTCCGCCGGTGCGTACGCCGCCCTCGCCGACGGCCTGACCAGCGTCACCGAACCCGGCATCGGCACCGTCGACGGCATCGGCCACGGTCGTGCCGACCTCGATTCCTTCCAGCGCACCCGCGAACGCGGCCAGCTGGGCGTGCGGATGACGGTGATGCCCTACATCACCGCCCTGCGCGACTGCGGCCCGTTCGAGCCAGGCGGCGAGTGGTTCGGGCTGGACCTCGGCGTGCGCACCGGAGTCGGCGACGACCGGCTGCGCATCGGCCCGGTCAAGATCCTTTCCGACGGTTCGCTGATCGGCCGCTCCGCCGCGATGTGCTGCGAGTACGAGGACACCCCCGGCAACCAGGGGCTGATGCTGTTCGAACCGGACGAACTGCGCCGCTACATCCTCGAAGCACACCGGTGCCACTGGCAAATCGCCACGCACGCGATCGGCGACGCGGCTCTCGGAGCCGTGCTCGACGCGTATGAGGAGGCACAGCAGAAGTACCCGCGCAAGGATGTCCGGCACCGCATCGAACACTGCGCGGTCGCCGACGATGCCGCGGTGGCTCGGATCGCTCAGCTGGGCGTGATTCCCGTGCCGCAGGGGCGATTCCTGTCCGAGATCGGCGACGGGCTACTCGCCGCCCTCGGTCCGGAACGGAGTCGGCTGGCGTATCGGATGCGGAGCTTCCTCGACGCCGGAGTGGTCTTGCCGGGGAGCACGGACGCGCCGGTGGTCGCGGCGTCGCCGTTGCTGAGCATTCACGACATGGTCAACCGCCGGACCGCGTCGGGGCAGCCGATCGCGCCGGAGGAGGCGGTGACTCCGTTGGAGGCGCTGCGTGCGTACACGGTCGGTTCGGCTTATGCGGTGCATGAGGAAGCCGTCAAGGGCACGTTGAGCCGGGCGAAGCTGGCGGACTTCACGGTGTTGAGCGATGACTTGCTTACCGTTGCGCCGGAACGAATCGGGGAGATCAGCGTTGGCGCGACTGTGGTGGGTGGCGAGGTCGCTTACAACGCCGGAGCCGCGAAATAA
- a CDS encoding glutamate synthase subunit beta, with protein sequence MADPKGFLTTTREEPKRRPVDLRLMDWREVYEDFATTKLEKQAGRCMDCGIPFCHQGCPLGNLIPEWNTLVWREDWQQAAERLHATNNFPEFTGTLCPAPCETACVLGINDDPVSIKRVEISIIDRAFEEGWVTPQVPVTKTGKKVAVVGSGPSGLAAAQQLTRAGHTVVVYERADKIGGLLRYGIPEFKMEKFRLDRRLDQMRAEGTEFRTSVNVGVDVTVEQLKSDHDAVVLAGGATAWRDLPIEGRSAEGIYQAMEFLPPANRVAAGELEESPYSAKGLDVVVIGGGDTGADCVGTSHRQGAKSVTQLEIMPKPPESRSDAHPWPTYPMIYRVTSAHEEGGERLYSVNTQEFLSDSDGRVRALKLVEVRNEGGKFVPVEGTETELPAQLVLLAMGFLGPQREGLLTDLGVDLDQRGNVVRDKNFQTTVDNVFVAGDMGRGQSLIVWAIAEGRSCAAGVDAFLTGRGVLPAPIAPTDRPIS encoded by the coding sequence ATGGCTGACCCCAAGGGCTTTCTGACCACCACGCGCGAGGAACCGAAGCGGCGTCCGGTGGACCTGCGGCTGATGGACTGGCGCGAGGTCTACGAGGACTTCGCGACGACCAAGCTGGAAAAGCAGGCCGGGCGCTGCATGGACTGCGGCATCCCGTTCTGTCACCAGGGCTGTCCGCTCGGGAACCTGATCCCGGAGTGGAACACGCTGGTGTGGCGGGAGGACTGGCAGCAGGCTGCGGAACGGCTGCACGCCACGAACAACTTCCCGGAGTTCACCGGCACGCTGTGCCCGGCGCCGTGCGAAACCGCGTGCGTGCTCGGCATCAACGACGACCCGGTGTCCATCAAGCGGGTCGAGATCTCGATCATCGACCGGGCCTTCGAGGAAGGCTGGGTCACGCCGCAGGTGCCGGTCACGAAGACCGGCAAGAAGGTCGCCGTGGTCGGGTCCGGTCCGTCCGGGCTGGCCGCGGCGCAGCAGCTGACGCGCGCGGGCCACACCGTCGTGGTCTACGAGCGGGCGGACAAGATCGGCGGGCTGCTGCGGTACGGGATTCCCGAGTTCAAGATGGAGAAGTTCCGTCTTGACCGCCGCCTCGACCAGATGCGGGCCGAGGGCACGGAATTCCGGACGTCGGTGAACGTCGGCGTGGACGTCACCGTCGAGCAGCTCAAGTCGGACCACGACGCCGTGGTGCTGGCCGGCGGCGCGACGGCGTGGCGCGACCTGCCGATCGAGGGCCGTTCGGCCGAGGGCATCTACCAGGCGATGGAGTTCCTGCCGCCGGCCAACCGGGTCGCGGCGGGCGAACTCGAGGAGTCGCCGTATTCGGCCAAGGGCCTCGACGTCGTGGTCATCGGCGGCGGCGACACCGGCGCGGACTGCGTGGGCACGTCGCACCGGCAGGGCGCGAAGTCGGTGACCCAGCTGGAGATCATGCCGAAGCCGCCGGAGTCGCGTTCGGACGCGCACCCGTGGCCGACGTACCCGATGATCTACCGCGTCACCTCCGCGCACGAGGAGGGCGGCGAGCGGCTGTACTCGGTCAACACGCAGGAGTTCCTGTCCGATTCCGACGGTCGCGTGCGCGCGCTGAAGCTGGTGGAGGTGCGCAACGAGGGCGGCAAGTTCGTCCCGGTCGAGGGCACCGAGACCGAACTGCCCGCGCAGCTGGTGCTGCTGGCGATGGGCTTCCTCGGCCCGCAGCGCGAGGGCCTGCTGACCGACCTGGGCGTGGACCTCGACCAGCGCGGCAACGTCGTGCGGGACAAGAACTTCCAGACCACTGTGGACAATGTGTTCGTGGCGGGCGACATGGGCCGCGGACAGTCGCTGATCGTGTGGGCGATCGCGGAAGGCCGCTCGTGCGCGGCCGGCGTGGACGCCTTCCTCACCGGCCGGGGCGTGCTCCCGGCCCCGATCGCGCCGACGGACCGGCCGATCTCCTGA
- the gltB gene encoding glutamate synthase large subunit: MTHRSSTPATDGLYDPAYEHDACGVAFVADLTGRRDHQIVAKALVALKNLEHRGARGAEPDTGDGAGLLIQVPDAFYREVAGFELPPEGSYAVGTAFLPQDEKRRGRAMTTIERIAAEEDMRVVGWRELPVDTAHCGPTAAQTMPHFTQLFLAGRKNNLDGLALERAAFCVRKRVEHELVEDDVYFPSLSSRTIVYKGMLTEPQVEKFFLDLADERVTSAIGLVHSRFSTNTFPSWPLAHPYRYVAHNGEINTLKGNRNWMDAREALLETDLIPGDLKRIYPVITRGASDSASFDEVLELLHLGGRSLPHSVLMMIPEAWENHQEMDPARRAFYEFHSTLMEPWDGPALVAFTDGAQIGAVLDRNGLRPGRYWVTDDGLVVLASEVGVLELDQAKIVRKGRLEPGRMFLVDTVAGRIVEDEEIKGQLASEHPYDEWVDAGLLRLEELPERDREVPLHAALVRRQQAFGYTEEELETILEPMARTGAEPIGSMGNDSPLASLSSGSRPLFDYFIQLFAQVTNPPLDAIREELVTALGTQIGAEPNLLAADSSSCRRIVLPFPVLDNDQLAKLVHVNDDGDLPEFQAVTVMGRYKVNGGGDALLQRLDEIRAEVSEAIEDGARLIVLSDRGVDADHAPIPSLLLTGAVHHHLVREKTRTQVGLIVEAGDAREVHHIALLVGYGVAAVNPYLAMATVEEMAHRGLIPGVTPKQATTNLIKALGKGVRKTMSKMGVSTVASYTGAQIFEAVGLGAEVIDTCFTGTTSRLGGVGFDTLAEEVSQRHVRAFPADGVRASHRELETGADYQWRREGEPHLFNPQTVFKLQHSTRSGKYEVFKEYTKAVNDQAEKLLTLRGLFDFKFGDRKPVPIEEVEPVSEIVKRFATGAISYGSISMEMHQTLAIAMNRLGGKSNTGEGGEDPERLYDPERRSAVKQVASGRFGVTSEYLVNSDDIQIKMAQGAKPGEGGQLPGGKVYPWIAKTRHSTPGVGLISPPPHHDIYSIEDLAQLIHDLKNANPDARIHVKLVSEVGVGTVAAGVSKAHADVVLISGHDGGTGASPLSSIKHAGGPWELGLAETQQTLLANRLRDRIVVQTDGQLKTGRDVMIAMLLGAEEFGFATAPLVVSGCIMMRVCHLDTCPVGVATQNPKLREKFSGKAEYVVNFFEFIAQEVREYLAELGFRSVEEAVGHAELLDKRKAVDHWKAAGLDLSPIFHVPELPPRAVRHQTVKQDHGLDKALDNTLIQLAEGALAAGDKVRLELPVRNVNRTVGTMLGSELTKKWGGEGLPDDTIDVTFTGTAGQSFGAFVPKGITLRLYGDGNDYVGKGLSGGRIVVRPPKESPIVAENHIIAGNVIAYGATSGEIFIRGQVGERFCVRNSGALAVVEGVGDHGGEYMTGGRMVVLGNVGRNFAAGMSGGVAYVLDLPAHRVNPEMVDIDPLDTADVDFLRETIEKHYNETESAVARALLADWDSAVDRFGKVMPKDYKRVLAAQVAAERDGRDVNEAIMEAAHG; encoded by the coding sequence GTGACCCACCGTTCGAGCACCCCGGCCACTGACGGCCTCTACGACCCCGCTTACGAGCACGATGCCTGCGGGGTGGCGTTCGTCGCGGACCTGACCGGTCGCCGAGACCATCAGATCGTGGCGAAAGCCCTTGTCGCGTTGAAGAATCTGGAACATCGCGGCGCCCGCGGGGCCGAACCGGACACCGGGGACGGCGCGGGACTGCTGATCCAGGTTCCCGACGCGTTCTACCGCGAGGTCGCCGGGTTCGAGCTGCCTCCGGAAGGCAGCTACGCCGTGGGCACGGCGTTCCTTCCGCAGGACGAAAAGCGCCGCGGCCGCGCCATGACCACCATCGAGCGGATCGCCGCCGAGGAGGACATGCGCGTGGTGGGCTGGCGCGAGCTGCCGGTCGACACCGCGCACTGCGGCCCGACCGCCGCGCAGACCATGCCGCACTTCACCCAGCTGTTCCTGGCCGGGCGCAAGAACAATCTCGACGGCCTCGCGCTCGAGCGCGCCGCCTTCTGCGTGCGCAAGCGCGTCGAGCACGAACTGGTCGAGGACGACGTGTACTTCCCGTCGCTCTCCTCGCGCACGATCGTCTACAAGGGAATGCTGACCGAGCCGCAGGTCGAGAAGTTCTTCCTCGACCTCGCCGACGAGCGCGTGACGAGCGCCATCGGGCTGGTGCACTCCCGCTTCTCCACCAACACTTTCCCGTCGTGGCCGCTCGCGCACCCGTACCGCTACGTGGCGCACAACGGCGAGATCAACACGCTCAAGGGCAACCGCAACTGGATGGACGCCCGCGAGGCGCTGCTGGAGACCGACCTGATCCCGGGCGACCTCAAGCGGATCTACCCGGTCATCACGCGCGGCGCGAGCGACTCGGCGTCCTTCGACGAGGTGCTGGAGCTGCTGCACCTCGGCGGGCGGTCGCTGCCGCATTCGGTGCTGATGATGATCCCGGAGGCCTGGGAGAACCATCAGGAAATGGACCCCGCGCGCCGCGCCTTCTACGAGTTCCACTCCACGCTCATGGAGCCGTGGGACGGGCCGGCGCTGGTGGCGTTCACCGACGGCGCGCAGATCGGCGCGGTGCTGGACCGCAACGGCCTGCGTCCGGGCCGCTACTGGGTCACCGACGACGGTCTCGTGGTGCTCGCCAGCGAGGTCGGCGTGCTCGAACTCGACCAGGCGAAGATCGTCCGGAAAGGACGGTTGGAGCCGGGCCGGATGTTCCTGGTCGACACCGTCGCCGGGCGCATCGTCGAGGACGAGGAGATCAAGGGCCAGCTCGCTTCCGAGCACCCGTACGACGAATGGGTCGACGCCGGGCTGCTCCGCCTGGAGGAACTGCCCGAGCGCGACCGCGAGGTCCCGCTGCACGCCGCGCTCGTCCGGCGGCAGCAGGCGTTCGGCTACACCGAGGAAGAGCTGGAAACCATCCTCGAGCCGATGGCCCGCACCGGAGCGGAGCCGATCGGGTCGATGGGCAACGATTCGCCGCTCGCGTCCCTTTCATCCGGTTCGCGCCCGTTGTTCGACTACTTCATCCAGCTGTTCGCCCAGGTGACCAACCCGCCGCTGGACGCGATCCGCGAGGAGCTGGTGACCGCGCTCGGCACGCAGATCGGCGCGGAGCCGAACCTGCTGGCCGCGGACTCGTCCTCGTGCCGCCGGATCGTGCTGCCGTTCCCGGTGCTGGACAACGACCAGCTCGCGAAACTGGTGCACGTCAACGACGACGGCGACCTGCCCGAGTTCCAGGCGGTCACCGTCATGGGCCGGTACAAGGTGAACGGCGGCGGGGACGCGCTGCTGCAGCGGCTCGACGAGATCCGCGCCGAGGTGTCCGAGGCGATCGAGGACGGCGCGCGGCTGATCGTGCTGTCCGACCGCGGGGTCGACGCCGACCACGCGCCGATTCCCTCGCTGCTGCTCACCGGCGCGGTGCACCACCACCTGGTGCGGGAGAAGACGCGCACGCAGGTCGGCCTCATCGTCGAGGCGGGCGACGCGCGCGAGGTGCACCACATCGCGCTGCTGGTCGGGTACGGCGTGGCCGCGGTGAACCCGTACCTGGCGATGGCGACGGTCGAGGAGATGGCGCACCGGGGCCTCATCCCGGGCGTGACTCCCAAGCAGGCCACCACGAACCTGATCAAGGCGCTCGGCAAGGGCGTCCGCAAGACCATGTCGAAGATGGGCGTTTCGACGGTGGCCTCCTACACCGGCGCGCAGATCTTCGAGGCGGTCGGCCTCGGCGCCGAAGTGATCGACACCTGTTTCACCGGAACCACTTCGCGGCTCGGCGGCGTCGGCTTCGACACCCTCGCCGAGGAGGTCTCGCAGCGGCACGTGCGGGCGTTCCCGGCCGACGGCGTCCGGGCGAGCCACCGCGAGCTGGAAACCGGCGCGGACTACCAGTGGCGGCGCGAAGGCGAGCCGCACCTGTTCAACCCGCAGACGGTGTTCAAGCTGCAGCACTCCACGCGGTCCGGGAAGTACGAGGTCTTCAAGGAGTACACGAAGGCGGTCAACGACCAGGCCGAGAAGCTGCTGACGCTGCGCGGGCTGTTCGACTTCAAGTTCGGCGACCGGAAGCCGGTGCCGATCGAAGAGGTCGAGCCGGTTTCGGAGATCGTGAAGCGGTTCGCCACCGGGGCTATCTCGTACGGCTCGATCTCGATGGAAATGCACCAGACGCTGGCGATCGCGATGAACCGCCTCGGCGGCAAGTCGAACACCGGCGAGGGCGGCGAAGACCCGGAGCGGCTGTACGACCCGGAGCGGCGCAGCGCGGTCAAGCAGGTCGCGAGCGGCCGGTTCGGCGTCACCAGCGAGTACCTGGTGAACTCCGACGACATCCAGATCAAGATGGCCCAAGGCGCGAAGCCCGGCGAGGGCGGGCAGCTGCCCGGCGGCAAGGTGTACCCGTGGATCGCGAAGACGCGGCACTCCACGCCGGGCGTCGGGCTGATTTCCCCGCCGCCGCACCACGACATCTACTCGATTGAGGACCTGGCGCAGCTGATCCACGACCTCAAGAACGCCAACCCGGACGCGCGCATCCACGTGAAGCTCGTGTCCGAGGTCGGCGTCGGCACGGTCGCCGCGGGCGTGTCCAAGGCGCACGCGGACGTCGTGCTGATCTCCGGCCACGACGGCGGGACCGGCGCGTCGCCGCTGTCCTCGATCAAGCACGCGGGCGGACCGTGGGAGCTGGGCCTGGCCGAAACGCAGCAGACGCTGCTGGCCAACCGGCTGCGCGACCGGATCGTGGTGCAGACCGACGGCCAGCTCAAGACCGGCCGCGACGTCATGATCGCGATGCTGCTCGGCGCCGAGGAGTTCGGTTTCGCGACCGCCCCGCTGGTGGTGTCGGGCTGCATCATGATGCGCGTGTGCCACCTCGACACCTGTCCGGTCGGCGTCGCGACGCAGAACCCGAAGCTGCGCGAGAAGTTCAGCGGCAAGGCGGAGTACGTGGTGAACTTCTTCGAGTTCATCGCCCAGGAGGTCCGGGAGTACCTGGCGGAGCTGGGATTCCGGTCGGTCGAGGAGGCCGTGGGCCACGCCGAGCTGCTCGACAAGCGCAAGGCGGTGGACCACTGGAAGGCCGCCGGGCTCGACCTGTCGCCGATCTTCCACGTGCCCGAGCTGCCGCCGCGCGCGGTGCGGCACCAGACCGTGAAGCAGGACCACGGGCTGGACAAGGCGCTCGACAACACGCTGATCCAGCTCGCCGAGGGCGCGCTGGCGGCGGGCGACAAGGTGCGGCTGGAACTGCCGGTGCGCAACGTGAACCGCACCGTCGGCACCATGCTCGGTTCGGAGCTGACGAAGAAGTGGGGCGGCGAAGGGCTTCCCGACGACACCATCGACGTCACCTTCACCGGCACCGCGGGCCAGTCGTTCGGCGCGTTCGTGCCGAAGGGCATCACGCTGCGGCTCTACGGCGACGGCAACGACTACGTCGGCAAGGGTCTCTCCGGCGGGCGGATCGTCGTGCGGCCGCCGAAGGAATCGCCGATCGTCGCGGAGAACCACATCATCGCGGGCAACGTGATCGCGTACGGGGCCACGAGCGGCGAGATCTTCATCCGCGGCCAGGTGGGCGAACGGTTCTGCGTGCGCAACTCCGGCGCGCTGGCGGTCGTCGAGGGCGTGGGCGACCACGGCGGCGAGTACATGACCGGCGGCCGGATGGTCGTGCTGGGCAACGTCGGCCGCAACTTCGCGGCGGGCATGTCCGGCGGCGTCGCGTACGTGCTGGACCTGCCGGCGCACCGGGTCAACCCGGAGATGGTCGACATCGACCCGCTCGACACCGCGGACGTCGACTTCCTGCGCGAAACCATCGAAAAGCATTACAACGAAACCGAATCCGCCGTCGCGCGGGCATTGCTGGCGGACTGGGACAGTGCGGTCGACCGGTTCGGCAAGGTCATGCCCAAGGACTACAAGCGCGTTCTCGCCGCCCAGGTTGCTGCGGAACGCGACGGCCGGGACGTGAACGAGGCGATCATGGAGGCCGCACATGGCTGA
- a CDS encoding YigZ family protein: protein MTDRYLSVAAAGLHEIEIRRSRFLCALAPAGDEAAAREVISARRRAEPAARHHCHAFVLGPDGRTQRSSDDGEPAGTAGVPMLEVLRRREVTDTVAVVSRHFGGVLLGAGGLIRAYGQAVSEALDAVGLVEYRRLRLFDVTMDYTRAGRFENDLRASPYVLHETRFEAAAHFAVGLSPGEEERFSSWLADLTGGEAVAAELGEEWVRG, encoded by the coding sequence ATGACTGATCGTTATCTGTCCGTGGCGGCGGCGGGGCTGCACGAGATTGAAATACGGCGTTCACGGTTCCTGTGCGCGCTCGCTCCGGCCGGCGACGAGGCGGCCGCGCGGGAGGTCATTTCGGCCCGCCGGCGCGCCGAACCCGCGGCCCGGCATCACTGTCACGCGTTCGTCCTCGGTCCGGACGGCCGCACCCAGCGTTCGAGCGACGACGGCGAGCCCGCCGGGACCGCTGGCGTCCCGATGCTGGAGGTGTTGCGCCGCCGCGAAGTCACCGACACGGTCGCGGTGGTGTCGCGGCATTTCGGTGGAGTGCTGCTCGGCGCGGGCGGCTTGATCCGAGCCTACGGACAGGCGGTGTCGGAAGCGCTCGACGCGGTAGGTCTGGTGGAGTACCGGCGATTGCGGCTGTTCGACGTAACGATGGACTACACCCGCGCGGGCCGCTTCGAGAACGATCTCCGCGCTTCGCCGTACGTGCTGCACGAGACGCGGTTCGAGGCGGCGGCGCACTTCGCGGTCGGGTTGTCGCCCGGCGAGGAAGAACGATTCAGCAGCTGGCTGGCCGACCTCACCGGCGGCGAGGCGGTCGCGGCCGAACTGGGGGAGGAGTGGGTGCGCGGGTAG
- a CDS encoding aminoglycoside phosphotransferase family protein, with the protein MFPSATEPDQLTRESLLPAVRDLLRSLGEPGEPVPFDDGSLPVYAVGDQLVLKLYPPVYLDELTTERTMLEVLHGKLPVPTPGVVHAGTRDGWGYVVMERLPGRTLKQVWPELSTADKLALAPKIGEALSTLHSVRDPALSVLAPQDWTAFLAGQRAKLVDHHRETALAEHWLAQLPEFVDSVDLGTPETVPVHTEVMRDHLMVTREGDNWRLSGLFDFEPAMRGAPEYEFGAVGLFVSGGDRAVLRSLLLAYGYRPADLGAEFSRRCLAYALLHVYSDFRWYLDVLPAPEKPTFVSLADAWWGV; encoded by the coding sequence ATGTTCCCCTCCGCCACCGAGCCCGACCAGCTGACCCGCGAAAGCCTGCTGCCCGCGGTGCGAGACCTTCTCCGCTCGCTGGGCGAACCCGGCGAGCCCGTGCCGTTCGACGACGGTTCGCTGCCGGTGTACGCGGTCGGCGACCAGCTCGTCCTGAAGCTCTATCCGCCGGTCTATCTCGACGAGCTGACCACCGAGCGCACCATGCTGGAGGTCCTGCACGGCAAGCTCCCCGTCCCGACTCCGGGCGTCGTGCACGCCGGAACGCGCGACGGCTGGGGTTACGTCGTGATGGAACGGCTTCCCGGGCGCACGCTCAAGCAGGTCTGGCCGGAACTGTCCACAGCGGACAAACTCGCGCTCGCCCCGAAGATCGGCGAGGCGCTGTCCACCTTGCACTCGGTGCGCGACCCGGCGTTGTCCGTGCTCGCTCCCCAGGACTGGACCGCGTTCCTTGCCGGGCAACGCGCAAAGCTGGTCGACCACCACCGCGAGACCGCGTTGGCCGAACACTGGCTTGCCCAGCTGCCGGAGTTCGTCGACTCGGTGGACCTGGGAACGCCGGAAACCGTTCCGGTGCACACCGAGGTCATGCGCGATCATCTGATGGTCACCCGCGAAGGGGATAACTGGCGGCTGTCCGGCCTGTTCGATTTCGAACCGGCGATGCGCGGCGCGCCGGAATACGAGTTCGGCGCGGTCGGCTTGTTCGTTTCCGGCGGCGATCGGGCAGTTTTGCGGAGTCTTCTGCTCGCTTACGGTTACCGTCCGGCCGACCTCGGCGCGGAGTTTTCCCGCCGCTGCCTCGCGTACGCGCTTCTGCACGTCTACAGCGACTTCCGCTGGTACCTCGACGTGCTCCCGGCTCCGGAAAAACCTACTTTCGTATCCCTTGCCGACGCATGGTGGGGCGTATGA
- a CDS encoding TetR family transcriptional regulator, producing the protein MAADQPSRKRDATATKAALLDAAAELFADRGFDRTTVRDIANRAGVNQALLFRYFGSKDALFEHVMARGGLAQVETTPPERLFSAALRSLLERDDTASRSIETYLRSSGTDRADEALRAQLDAEYTRALSGLTDEPDAELRADLAMAWLLGIGLVRSITRKEPLATAPADEIERLIGPAVRTLLERSK; encoded by the coding sequence ATGGCCGCGGACCAGCCTTCGCGCAAACGCGACGCGACGGCGACGAAAGCCGCGCTGCTCGACGCCGCGGCCGAGCTGTTCGCCGACCGCGGCTTCGACCGCACCACGGTGCGCGACATCGCGAACCGCGCGGGCGTCAACCAGGCGCTGCTGTTCCGGTACTTCGGCAGCAAGGACGCGTTGTTCGAGCACGTGATGGCGCGCGGCGGCCTAGCCCAGGTCGAGACGACCCCGCCGGAGCGGCTGTTCTCCGCGGCCCTGCGGAGCCTCCTCGAACGCGACGACACGGCGTCGCGCTCCATCGAGACCTACCTGCGGTCGTCCGGCACCGATCGCGCCGACGAGGCCCTCCGCGCGCAGCTCGACGCCGAGTACACCCGCGCGCTCTCCGGGCTCACCGACGAGCCGGACGCCGAGCTCCGCGCCGACCTCGCGATGGCCTGGCTGCTCGGCATCGGGCTGGTCCGCTCGATCACCCGCAAGGAGCCGCTCGCCACCGCGCCCGCCGACGAGATCGAACGGCTCATCGGACCCGCCGTGCGCACCCTGCTCGAACGCAGCAAGTAA
- a CDS encoding cytochrome P450, whose product MPTPPETPALPTTRTTGCPFDPPAEYASLRETAPVSRIRCPAGFDTWLVTRYDDVRAVLADPALSSRGASSVHVKAEQDPYAEVDPGSIIQLDGAEHSRLRKTVVAEFTVRRVEKLREYVREQVEQHLDAMLAKPGRADLVRDFALPIPSLAICELLGVPYADRELFQRQSSVLVSTDQDTETTEQAYHELAGYLGKLFASKQQDPHDDLFSKLIVRAEASGEPLDLDELIMLGLSLLVAGHETTANMIALSALVLMEHPDQRARALADPQRAVEELLRYLSVVQFGVLRYATEEVKVGGQTVAEGDWLIAALNSANRDEDRYPHADQLDFTRESPRTHVAFGLGAHQCVGQQLARVEMQEALTALFRRVPDLRLAVPKESLAYKHNALVYGPEELPVAWPA is encoded by the coding sequence ATGCCCACCCCGCCCGAGACCCCGGCACTCCCGACCACCCGAACCACCGGATGTCCGTTCGACCCGCCCGCCGAATACGCCTCGTTGCGGGAGACCGCGCCGGTGTCGCGGATCCGCTGCCCGGCCGGGTTCGACACCTGGCTCGTCACCCGCTACGACGACGTCCGCGCCGTCCTCGCCGACCCGGCGCTCAGCTCGCGCGGAGCCTCGTCGGTGCACGTCAAAGCCGAACAGGACCCGTACGCCGAGGTCGACCCCGGTTCGATCATCCAGCTCGACGGCGCGGAGCATTCCCGGCTGCGCAAGACGGTCGTCGCCGAGTTCACCGTCCGGCGGGTGGAGAAGCTGCGCGAGTACGTCCGCGAGCAGGTCGAGCAGCACCTCGACGCCATGCTCGCCAAGCCGGGCCGCGCCGACCTGGTGCGGGACTTCGCGCTGCCGATCCCCTCGCTGGCGATCTGCGAACTGCTCGGCGTCCCGTACGCCGACCGCGAGCTGTTCCAGCGTCAGAGCAGCGTGCTGGTCAGCACCGATCAAGACACCGAAACCACCGAGCAGGCGTACCACGAACTGGCCGGCTACCTGGGGAAACTGTTCGCCAGCAAGCAGCAGGACCCCCACGACGACCTGTTCAGCAAGCTCATCGTCCGGGCCGAGGCCTCCGGGGAGCCGCTCGACCTGGACGAGCTCATCATGCTCGGGCTCAGCCTCCTGGTCGCCGGACACGAAACCACCGCCAACATGATCGCGCTCAGCGCCCTCGTGCTGATGGAACACCCGGACCAGCGCGCGCGGGCCCTCGCCGATCCGCAGCGGGCGGTCGAAGAACTGCTGCGGTACCTGTCGGTCGTGCAGTTCGGCGTGCTGCGGTACGCCACCGAAGAGGTCAAGGTCGGCGGCCAGACGGTGGCCGAGGGTGATTGGCTGATCGCCGCACTGAACTCCGCCAATCGCGACGAGGACCGCTATCCGCACGCCGACCAGCTGGACTTCACCCGCGAATCGCCGCGCACGCACGTCGCCTTCGGGCTCGGCGCGCATCAGTGCGTCGGCCAGCAGCTCGCCCGGGTCGAGATGCAGGAGGCGCTGACCGCGTTGTTCCGCCGCGTGCCGGACCTGCGGCTGGCGGTGCCGAAGGAATCTTTGGCGTACAAGCACAACGCGCTCGTCTACGGCCCCGAGGAGCTGCCGGTCGCCTGGCCCGCGTAG